The Cannabis sativa cultivar Pink pepper isolate KNU-18-1 chromosome 8, ASM2916894v1, whole genome shotgun sequence genomic interval AGAAATTGCTTAGATACCATGTGAGATATATTGAGTCTCTTGATATTATTGAAACAATAAAAGAATAACagaaaaaggaaagaaagagagagaaagatattGAGACAAAAGAATTGTTATTGATTATGAGGGAATCAATTACATttataagcagatcaagaaagCTAACTAACTAGTTAGCACAGGAGCTAAGAGAGCTATAACTACTAACTGAATTATAAGTAATTGACAGCTAGCTATAACTATCTGATAACATCTTTAGACAATGAACTGATTCTCTTAACACGAACGTACTCTTTAGTAGGTAGACCACTGCATGAGTCGATTCGATTCgcaaagagaaagagagggattAAGGAGCACAACAATTGTGGACGTGCTTGCTAAAGGGATTGAGAAAGAAACACTAGTGAGATCTAGATATAGGAAgaaaattacattaataattaattcgtGTGTTGACATATACTTTCTTTTATGCTTAGTTTACTAattgtgtttttacttttatttatgaTATTCTAAGATTCATTCCAAGTTCTTGAAATTGGAAATTTGTATGTGAAAATCTTGAGTACATTTCTGTACAGGGATATTTTGATACAcctattagtttatttatttttattttttttataaaattaaacagaaATTTGGTCGTTGATAAGTGATACAAgtcgtttatttatttatttatttattttatttttctccttTTATGTGTcgtgtaaaataaataaaaacaaaataaaattttaataatgtatttggATGATAGAATAAAGAACTGAAAACCCAATCCATTTTTAGAGAGAAAACCCAAAGGAGTACCTGAACAGAACAAGGTGACCCATTTACACAGCTTTAAAACCTCAATAACTAGGCTCTTCTTTTTAGGAAGAAAAAAGGAGGACAACTTTGAAAAATAATCACCTCCACCGAATAAAAAGAAGATCTTTTTCAATGTGAATCTGACTGTCTTCATTTAATGTGTGTGAAGCCATTGATTTAGATGAGTGTCTTTTCTTTTGCTCCACCATTTTCATCTCATGCTGATCTCTCTGTCCTTCAAAAGCTTAAAAACTTCATTAACACAATGTCGTTTTCCTCACCAACTCCAACCCAGTTCTTAATCAACGCTTTTCTCCTCCTCCAAAGCCAAACACTCTTCTTTCTCACTCTCCAAGCAGATCACGTGAATCCCACCACCAAGGGCACGTGCCACGACACGTGCGGTACCGTCCCGGTGAAGTACCCATTTGGAACCGAATTCGGATGTGGACACCCGGATTTCGCCCGTTACGTCAAATGCAACGGCGGAACGCTCCAGCTCACCACCGGCGCCGGAAGCTACACCATTTCCTCCATTGATTACCCGAGCAACACCATAATTGTGACCGACCCACTCATGTCCAACTGCACCTCAATGCAAAACTCCGGCAGCTTCAGCTTGGACCGAGCAAGCCCTTTTACCATCGCCGACGAGAACATCTTCGTCCTCCTCGGGTGCTCCACCACCTCGCCCGTCTTCGACCCGGACCAAGATCTCTGTGATACCGGGTCGGGGTACCGGGTCTGCAGAGGCATGTACTCGTGCAAGGGTGTGGCGGGAATCGGGTTGCCGACGAATTCTCCGGCATCCACGTGTTGCGTGTACGATTCTCCGATGGGTTTTGGTTCGGGTTACGAACTGGATCTTCCTAAGTTGCAGTGCTCGTCTTACACGTCGATATACGAGTTTGGAGACGAAGGTGACCCGATGAAATGGCGGTTTGGGGTATTGTTGGAGTATAATGATTCATATTACAGCAGTGGGTGTAGAGATTGTGAAGAGAGTCAAGGGTTTTGTGGGTTTTCGGGTTTGGATCAGTCTTTTGCTTGTATTTGCCCCAATGGGATGAACACTACTGTCAACTGCTTTGGTCGAGGTATTTACTCATCTACTCTtaataaatattctaatttaactTAACTATTTGTTAGTAATGTCGTTTAATTTATTATGCATATATTTTTGTCATTAACACCTTTTATATTTCACTCTCCTAGACtcctactactactactactagtgTAGTGATCCTTACTCTTAATTATTCAACATTCTCCTCTTAAGTTAGCAACTTTGTTTAATATTAAATCATGCGTACGATCCGATTTAAGTGATTGTAATAATTTGAACTATTTCAAGTTTCAATATCCCTTTCAATATTTAGGAGCAATATCCCTTTTAATCTAGAGGAGTGAGAGTTTAAAATCTTCAagctattaattataaaataccaTAATTTATTAGGTACCAAACTCAAATATCAAAGTATAAGTTTCACACTAACACGAGTAGTTTTCGGATAAGATGTGATGACGCAATAGTGATGaaattttattaacaaaatagGGTATGCTTGGAGCGGGACAAGGGGCCTAGGAGTTCACATCAACACATGTATTGCAGGTAATCTTTTCTTTTAACAACTTGgcatttcttttgtttttttttttcttcacactttttttattattattttacgaTAATTTTCTTCTCTTTGGTTTGTAGGTTTTCTGGTGTCTTGGGCTTTACTTTTCATTGGAAGAGGCAGATGAGGAAAGATGGTTCATCTGTTCAACTTCAGTCAATAACATTCTCAAAGAAACTTTTGGAGTGCAAGTAATGTGGGAAAAAAGTGCTCCCCATTTCATAGCTTTCTAATATTACTTGTTAGAAGACCTGTGATTATAATATGgacattttttttagttttttttttattattgttttaaggataaatattatttttgagcttgtgttttgcaaaagttacgaattgaattttctattttgcaaaagttactaattgaaccttctattttgttaaataacaaaatggactttgtattttctaaaattgtacaaataggactctaaattgatttttttgtcaaaataaaacttaataaaatttgaataattaatgttatgataaaattggttatattttctgtatctgttcgtgttggaaattgtcttaaagttggttatattaaacaataaaattattgaaaattgagttcaaaatcttatttttaccCTTTTAGAAAATGTAgggtttattttgttgtttaataAAACAGATGGTCCAATTGATaaattttgcaaaacacaagatccaaaatgatattttttttaatttacttgCTATTTACTTGATAATTAATCATGTTACatatgaaaattaaatttattttttcttaaaaaaattaatcagaAAAAAGTTTCTTTTTAACTCTACTttgattgattatttttttgttagtaTTTTAGGTTAAAATTTTATCTCATATTGTGCTAATTTAATGGTAACTTACTTATGTAAGAAATAGCATAGTTAATGTCACAACTACAAGTCAAAtctcaaaaattataaatttacaaAGCTAGGAACAAACTCAATTTTGGAGGTTGTGGGGGCTCCCTTAAgaaaattgaatattttctaTTGCTAATTTAGTTAGTCATGACACTTGATTCCTGTTAGTTGTTATTTCGGTTAGCAGTTGTTAATTAGTTTTAACAACTAATTAACAACTCAAGTGTCATACTTAGATGAAATACATATAGAAGGCTATTGAATTAGTCCTTACAATAGGAGCTTGTACAGATTCattttatgtaataaataactaaattaatttattttatatttgttttacTTAAATAGTGATGTGAATTAGAATTAAAGACTTGCATTGAATTCCAAtgaattggtatcagagcttgtaTTCGATTGAAGGATTGGAAATTATCGATTGGGGGATTAGAGGAAGATGAAAGATCTTTATCTGTTTGAAGAATTGATCCAAGGGGGAAAATGGGGAATGCAaagtttaatttgaaaaaattcatagGCAAGAATGACTTTGGCTTATGGAAGATGAAGATGAGGGCTCTACGTTCGAACTACTCGAGAAAGCTCATAGTGCCATAATTCTATCTCTTGGAGACAAGGTCCTGTTAGAGGTATCGAAGGAGAAGAGTGTAGCAAGTTTTTGGAAGAAACTTGATCAACTCTACATGAAGAAATCATTGGCCAATCGACTGTTCTTGAAGCGTAAACTATATGCCTTTAAGTTATCTTTTGAAAGATCCATTGAAGATCATTTTAATGACTTTAACAAGATTATCCTTGATCTTGAAAACATAGATGTTAAAGTAGAAGATGAAGATCAAGGGATCATACTTCTAAATTCACTTCCAATAAATGCATATGAGCACTTTGTGGACACTATGATGCATGGAAGAAACTATTTGACATTGGATGAGGTTCACAGTGCTCTAATGTCAAAAGAGTTAAAGAAGAAATCATAATATATGGATGAATTGGTAGGGAAGGTTTGTTTGTCTGAGGAAAAATGGATAAGAGAGATAACATGGTTCGAGAAGGTGGCATGAATGGAAAATCTCATCCAAAGTACAAGAAGAAGTGTTACTGATGAATGCACATTTTTTCACTCATCCTTAGTCAATTATTAGATGaattagtattaatttttaaagtttgtatagatttgattaaaagataattttgtGATGGACTGAGACCTTTGAGCTAATTTTTGACaatattttttatcattttctcGAAGAGCTTATGAAACCCAAAATGATGGAGCTCGTTACTATCCTTTCAAAACATGTTAAATCATCTCATTTGGAGTCAGGACGCGGAAGTTATGCATGATTTACTAAGCAAGGTCGAAGCAGTAAAAGGGCGACAAAAAATGGCATGTGGTGCTATAGTGCCGCtactaaaaaaagataaaatagagaaaaaaaaaagatatttttagtACTTGGGTGGTATCGGGAAGTCATGCATGGCTATAGCACTGTGTCTTAAGGCGCTATAGCGTCATACatgtatttttgaatttaaatctattctaaataaattctattctTTTTAGGCCTATATAAAGAATGACGTAAATCGACTTTTGGACGACGGGAGAGATACAAACAAGCAACTTTGAGATTAGAAAACACATTTGTTGACTGGGAAAATTTCCAACTGACTCAGagtctaaataataaataaatagaaaggACTCTAGGAATTATAGAGGTAGTCCCCTTATATATGGGTAATGACCTGCTCCCCTTATAGTTGTATAATCTTGAGATAATGTCGTGCAAATAACTAAGGAAGACAAAATGAATTCTAGTTACAGCTATCAAGTATTTACAAAGAATATGTTTCAGAGAAGTGCTCTTGGATTCAAGATAACGAATTTAGGTCCTTTCCCCTGTGAATTCATTCACTATTTATAGGAGGAAGGTTGTTACAATTAGCTCCGTAAAAGGAGTAACCAGAAAGTAGGTATCCCTATACTCCAAGATGTAGTTACGATCTGTTAAAACTCCTACAATATGGGAAGAATGATCGATCCACATTTGTAGGATACAGTTAGAGATATTTGTGGAAGTTATTGAGGAAAAAATCAAGGCTTGTGTAATATGCCGAAAAtctaattatgaataattaggatttattatatattatgggtTAATTAGGTAGTAatgagtaggattatgatcctatTAACCTAATTTagcataaattataaattttgctataagtggataaataagcgtaatttattaattacagagATTTATTTGGACTATATGGATATAATGTAagttatttgtaaaataaaaatattttcaagttcggGGACCTTAGAGACCCGATTGGAGAccaaaaatgtcacaaaggttttagttagtaatatttatggaattattgagataagttgattttagaaataccaAAGTATTTTGGAATACTAGAGTTAACCAAATACCCTAAAATTAAAGATTTCTTAGTGGttgaaaaaaatagtaaaataattattattaataaaatttttatttataatattaatattataattaatatatattattattattttattattatatataaatacaactgacagttaagtttttttatatatatatattatatgtagaaTATTTGCAGCATAACTTCTTTAAGTGGTTAGGTTTTTGCAATTAAGccccaattttaaaattttggtagTAAAACTTCATAAATCCAAGTTTTGTTAGCACTTAGCCATTTCCATCCATTTTTGGGTGTTAAGTATCAGGTTGGAATGTCTACATGTACACAATGTACACGTGACACAATTTAATTAGTccacataataaatatttaaaattaattattttaaaaataaaaaaaaattaatttttctttaaaaattaaaaaaaacaattttaataaaataattttttttagaaaaaaaaccctaactccctcctcctcctccttcttcttcttcttcttttatctttttctctgctaaaaaaatcataatctaaacCTAAAACACATTTCTTTCACCCTCTCTCTCTTACCAGACCCCAACCCCGAAACTCCGACCGCTCCTCTCCAGACCAGGTACCCCGCCACTGACCGCCTGCTCCTTTCGCACAGCCACCACAACCtgattcctctctctctctctctctctctctctctctctctctctcttgcgtTTAGCCTCAAGAAACTCCTGTAATAGAAACCCTCCTTCAATTCCTCGACCCACGACCGAGATCGAGTTGTCTGCTCTTCTTCtggtatgtatatataatgtatttttatcTATATTCATCTGGGCTTTTCCCAAATcatcttctctctctttttttcttttgtgtaaTATTGTAAAGTTCGTAGCTTTTTTTCTTatctatttttgttttattttcctGATCCAAGTGGAGAGGGAGGGCATTTTCAGATTTGCCCCAAGTTTTCCGGCAAGAGAAGGAGCGGTGGAGGTGTTGCGAGAGAAGGCTTCAGATATGGGGTTGGATGAATGTGAAGTGTTTTCAGATCTAGGGTTCTCAAATTTggtttgatttttttgtttgtttgtttttgtgtATGTGTGATTTAGGTATAAAAAATAGGGTACGGTAGTGGCGTTGGTGAGCAGTGGTGGTTGTAGATGGTAGGTAGTGGTGGTTTCGGTGGATGTCGATGgtatgaagaagatgaagaagaagaaaaatagaaaataatgaagaaaaaaaaggatttgttggattgaaaaaaaaatgttttacttttaatttttaaattatttttctgttaaaacaaattaaattatttttctttattttaaattttattttaattataaatatttattacgtggactaattaaattgtgccacgtgtacactatGTACACGTAGACATTCCAATCTGGCACTTAACACCTAAAAATAAATGGAATGGGCTAAGTGCTAACAGAACTTGGGTTTAggaggttttaccaccaaaattttagaattaagagttagttgcaaaaacctgGCCACTTAAGGAGATTATGCTGTAAATTactcttatatatattatgttttaaaataggaatatttgcggcataaataccaaACGTTTTCAGTTTTATACACTTAATACTACATGTTTTTTTCGACGGATTAAATACTTTAAGTTACATTTCCGTTGCTTCTGTCACTACTTTTCTGCTAAATCATATTCAGACATAGAgtattgcggcataaatacttgatgttttaaattttatatatttatataccacATGTTTTTTCTTCTGACGGATTATATACTTAAAGTTATATTTACATTACCTTCATCACTATAAGTCTCTTAAATCCTATTATAAGAGATTTTTTCAGTATTATACctaaacttgattttttttacaaaaatatcttcAACAAATTTATTTGCACAAATACGAAAAAACAAGGAAAgatataactataaataatattttttatatctctgaaaaaatagatttttttttatttttattaattaaataaatattatttaattatttttttaactttaaattatttaataactttttgTATTGAATAACGCTTagcaaaaaaaatacattttttttatgttttatttacaatttaacaaattttaaaattatttaataattttttattgagaATATATTAGTGGACCACTAATATGTTGACAGGTGTCAACTTAGTCTAttttaatagaatttaatgaATTGATAATGACAAAAGTAGCGTAAACGTAACTTTAAGTATTTAATCcgctaaaagaaaaaatatgtgGTATATAAATGTATGAAATTTAAAACAtcaagtatttatgccgcaaatactCTATGTTTGAATATGATTTAACAGAGAAGTAGTGACGGAAGTAACGGAAATGTAACTTAAGGTATTTAGGGTTGCTTGTTGTCTTTGTGGAAAAAACGATTGTAAGTGTCTTTGTGGGGAAAAGCAGCTGTAGCAAAACTGTGAAAAAAAGCTGagctgagtgtttggtaaattataatttttaaagtgaTGTGACTTGTTaagattctattataataatgataatattttaatctagttcattataatcacaaatatatatatatataaaaaaatatgttatataaaatttttattttttatatatttttaatttatttttttatattataaatttatatgcatttgataaaaataatttttaatatttttaaattatatttttatcacttgtaaaagataaaattgtagtttataagaaatataaattaatattatttgttaataataaaaatatgaaatataaaatattttttaaaatacaataaaaaatttgaaatttaaatattatttatttttatatattttttcattttaaaaaacatttttattttttataatatataattaataattaaataattttttagtaaaaataatttattatagagtcttttaatcaaaagagctttttctaaaagttgggtTGTAGCTTTAGCTTTTAGCTGTAGCTTTTCCATAAATTCTTCAATAAGCTATTTCTTAACTGCTTACCAAACACATTTTTGTCACAGCTTTTTTGAAAAGCAACTGTTAGCTTTTCCAAAAGCTGTGCCAAACGGGCCCTTAATCCGTCGAAAAAATACATgtggtatttaagtgtataaaactgAAAACGTATGATATTAATTATGCCGCAAATATCCctttaaaatataatagaaGAACTAACAAAACTCTCTTTTTCGGTGCGACAAAACCCTCCTCCCCCttaatccatttttttttttaatatttaactcGAAACCTACTAATTCaagctccggtagtagcaggatagtaAATCATTGAAGAGAGAAAGCTTAAGGTAAGAATTGGTTTCATTTTGAAGTTGAAAACGATTGGTTTTATATAGTGACTTTGTGATTTAGAGTAGTTATGGAGATTCTGACTTCATGGAATTGTTCTTTGGTAGCTATGGGATCAGTTTTgatgtttacttgttgaatttggGTGTTTGTGAGTTAGAaattgagtttggaactttttaaagcttaagtctgagctttaatggcattttctGTTTAAGGCCtcgattttaatttttgttacgtaaaaattgttgtatatatagtatatatgtgtcctgtgaagtttggaatTATTTGGATaggttttggtagtgtttcggagAGTGCAAAATTTGGAATTTTCATGCCAGAAAATGGTCGACCGTTTTTACCAAAATGGTCTACCATTTCTAGAAATTCAAGGGGGATCAAAAAATcgtattttggtcataacttttcactcgggtGTCTGTTTTGGATGATCTATATGCCGTTTCGAAGCTTGTGATACTCTCTACagtatggtgtatgttttagagccaaaatataagttgttttagtgtatttataccacGGGGTTTGGTAGGAAACCCTAGGTTATCCTTTACAAATATTAAGCaatgttttgggataaacacttattagtttaccgttgttgtgacatagggctgaGATCATCAGGGAAgtttctccacttgggttggctgacatgcatgaatttggattgaaggtaagaaaagtataatgtaCCACATGACATGACAGGTTTCGTAATTATTGATTGTTTGATTAGGCAATGATAATATCAATGTGATATAcaagctcacctgattaggtgatgtgatACATGGATGCCAGACTATGGCATAGGCTTACCTGATTAGGTAATGTGATATACACGcacacctgattaggtgatgtgatACATGGATGCTAGGCTATGGCAtaggcttgcctgattaggcaatgcgGTATATGAATGCTAGATTATGGCATGagcttgcctaattaggcaatgcGGTATATGGATGCTAGACTAGACCATAGGCTTGTTTGATTAGGCAATGCGGTATATGAATGCCAGATTATGGCAtgagcttgcctgattaggcaatgtaATATTTGAATGCCATGCTAGAGCATAGGCTTgcttgattaggtgatgcggcATGTTATCCTATTTTTTGCATCGTGACGTGGTGATAAGCTGGATGAAACGTGTCCTACATTTTTTTCCTATCTGGGCGGAAAGGAGTATTCCTAGCAACTCATGAATGGCTAATTTAAACATTTGTAACACTCAGATGTTTGAATAGGTTAATCAAGAGGACGTCCGATCAAGATACAGACATATCTATACTGAGCAAGGCGTATAAGTTGGCGATTCCAAAGATCAGTCTCATCATTTCCAAGACACGAAGATAATCCCTATATTCGTGGGAATGAGATAGAGAATAAAGACAATACGCCTTAGTTTCCTATTTCTTTACATTGTTATTAtagaattaatatatttttctattttatttaaaaaaaatatttaggtttaaaatttaaaaatataattttatact includes:
- the LOC115701283 gene encoding LEAF RUST 10 DISEASE-RESISTANCE LOCUS RECEPTOR-LIKE PROTEIN KINASE-like 1.5 is translated as MSVFSFAPPFSSHADLSVLQKLKNFINTMSFSSPTPTQFLINAFLLLQSQTLFFLTLQADHVNPTTKGTCHDTCGTVPVKYPFGTEFGCGHPDFARYVKCNGGTLQLTTGAGSYTISSIDYPSNTIIVTDPLMSNCTSMQNSGSFSLDRASPFTIADENIFVLLGCSTTSPVFDPDQDLCDTGSGYRVCRGMYSCKGVAGIGLPTNSPASTCCVYDSPMGFGSGYELDLPKLQCSSYTSIYEFGDEGDPMKWRFGVLLEYNDSYYSSGCRDCEESQGFCGFSGLDQSFACICPNGMNTTVNCFGRGYAWSGTRGLGVHINTCIAGFLVSWALLFIGRGR